Genomic DNA from Echeneis naucrates chromosome 14, fEcheNa1.1, whole genome shotgun sequence:
ATAAACACTTAGAGCCAAGAAACaggacagcaacaaaaacaaaagcaacaaaagaataaaagatcTGGCTCACACCATCACCAGTATAATGTATGAACAATAAAAGACTCACaacctctgtttctgtgtgttgggcGAGGCAAATGGACTTCGTAATGCAGCCATGCGGACCAGCTGTCTCCTGCCTCTTTCTGCTTTCACTCCCCGAACACCAGCTTCAGGAGTCCTTCTCCCTCTAGAACCAGGAGTACGGCCTGGTGTGGCTTTTGATCTAGGGGTGCGTCTTGGCGTTACAGCTTGGCCAGGTGTACGTCTTGGGGTGGGAAAACTTGATGAGCCAGCTTTTTCCCCATCAGATGCTCTTCCTGGGGTTGCCACCAAACATTCCTCATGGGCAAACTCTCTGCTCCTTTGCAGCCTCtggatgaaaaagaaagggacacacagaaagaaaacgGGATAATGAGGCGAGTTGATGGCAGATTGCTGTTACTGGTGTTGGTCCATATTTatagaagaaaaagaatattGATTTCCAGGGATGGGATGttcatgcacaaaaaaaaaaaaaagctcttcaaTGTGGACCTCCACAGCATGAAACCAATTATACCTATTCACCTACCTGACACACTTCACTGATGGAGTTCCGAGCCCTGCGAGTAAGTTTGCGGACCGTGTTGGGTTTTGGTTGCTCCTTCATAGTTTCCCGGGTTGGGTTCTCGGGTAGGGAGTTGGTTTGGACAGAACGTAGTGGGAGCCGCTTGCGCAAAGACATTCGCAGGGAG
This window encodes:
- the pimreg gene encoding uncharacterized protein pimreg isoform X2, with the protein product MASSVMDGVGKAVVGVWRAHTVLDESDGADSSPEAPDHFRKLRSSSSLNSLRMSLRKRLPLRSVQTNSLPENPTRETMKEQPKPNTVRKLTRRARNSISEVCQRLQRSREFAHEECLVATPGRASDGEKAGSSSFPTPRRTPGQAVTPRRTPRSKATPGRTPGSRGRRTPEAGVRGVKAERGRRQLVRMAALRSPFASPNTQKQRKFDRDLECVSSGLRRFKHLSKAFDDIIGRDDRTTVGGRSGGPVMRKLDPNGKLSRSNLTRRAMHLSNRLGGWAHTTVSTIRKPL
- the pimreg gene encoding uncharacterized protein pimreg isoform X1, with translation MASSVMDGVGKAVVGVWRAHTVLDESDGADSSPEAPDHFRKLRSSSSLNSLRMSLRKRLPLRSVQTNSLPENPTRETMKEQPKPNTVRKLTRRARNSISEVCQRLQRSREFAHEECLVATPGRASDGEKAGSSSFPTPRRTPGQAVTPRRTPRSKATPGRTPGSRGRRTPEAGVRGVKAERGRRQLVRMAALRSPFASPNTQKQSRKFDRDLECVSSGLRRFKHLSKAFDDIIGRDDRTTVGGRSGGPVMRKLDPNGKLSRSNLTRRAMHLSNRLGGWAHTTVSTIRKPL
- the pimreg gene encoding uncharacterized protein pimreg isoform X3, with product MASSVMDGVGKAVVGVWRAHTVLDESDGADSSPEAPDHFRKLRSSSSLNSLRMSLRKRLPLRSVQTNSLPENPTRETMKEQPKPNTVRKLTRRARNSISEVCQRLQRSREFAHEECLVATPGRASDGEKAGSSSFPTPRRTPGQAVTPRRTPRSKATPGRTPGSRGRRTPEAGVRGVKAERGRRQLVRMAALRSPFASPNTQKQSRKFDRDLECVSSGLRRFKHLSKAFDDIIGRDDRQFSYSLITE